acatttcctaatttggacatcactcccggagttgggagtgttccccagagataaagctgagctactgactCACACGccaagtgctcccaagggactctccataacctgttgatTGTGCTCATATGGCTTTGTAAGTGTAAACATGTGAGGAATTAGGCCATAGATTATCTTGCGCTAACTCCCAGCTACATTGGCCTTTAGTTTGGAGAAAAGAATGGCCTCCATGTGAGTGTTTCCCTGGGAACGAATCACGTTCACTCCAAgtggcaacctctggggctgaaaaattaagccaatgtggaagtgccaaaaacttgCATTTtatctaatggccatcaggggcgactccactggctgcaaaaagaagtccaattgtatggaagtctatgagaaaataaccctacttctcacttgatttattacctcagtaaacagtttcctaatgagtttatggtctcaatcgctagcgaaaattagcattagcattagcattatcactgttaaccatagattgtaaatgcgccatgctaaccaagctagcagctagcgctatggtaAGCTtcaccctctcgtccaaatatggtaacttctggctccaaaaatcgaacatggcgacggccaaatccaagatggcgatggtcaaatcgctacacttgaggcttcaaaatgtcagtttgcaaaccaatgggtgatgtcacagtgacaatgtccatattttttacagtctatggttcacTCACAGCAGTACCTGCACGTTTGCTTGCAACTGACTAAGAGCTCAACTGAACTGAGAAATGAACAAATCATTTCATGAAGTGATTCAGGTCACCTCTTTCACCCAAAAAATTTGTTCTTTCAAACAAATCATCTGCGACTGACACAGCACTACTAGCTCACTGGCAACACCTAGTGGTGGACACTTGGGCAAACATCAGCTGCTTCATGCTAAATTTTGCTAACAGGGTAGgcatcataatcaagtaacattaaacctACCAAAATATTACGACAGTAGTCCGACTCAGTGCAAGTCCCAGAGCTGGGGAGTGCAGCAAGTGAGCCAACCCAGTAAACATTGTTAGAACGGCGACATCATGTCCCTGGCCAAAAATGGTTCTGGTTGGAtgccaaaaacagcaacatgcacGTGAAATGCGAATCTTTTTAGCAAGATTTTTTAGCAGATGTGTGCACATATTTGGAATATAGATATGCATGTCTAAATGTCAATTTCTCCTTTCTAATGAATATTTTGTCTGATccaattttgatttaaaaactgTTATGAGCAGATGGTCACAGGGTGTCGTCCTTTCAACATTCAATAAAGGTCGACCTGGACCTGACTTCAAAAAGTTATACTTCTCAAAGGTTTTACTGTGCAAAACATCTatgagtgttttgtttgtgtatttttcattcaaaaacttttttctttattctttaataGGTTGAGAGCCAATTGTCTGTCCTCAACAATCAAGCACCCTGATTTTATTCAAGGGTTGTATAGCTGATTGGCCAACGCAGCCTTCAGCCACAGTGACGTTGGGTTGCagttctccaaaagttgactctggatcAACTTTTTTGCTGTAGGCCGGTGCGGCAGCGCTACGGCCAAAATCCCTGCAGCCTAAAcacactacccccattcaaataaAGGGGAGGACTCACATTTTTGCCacactgcctgatttggtctgaatatggcctaAATCAGACTGCtcattttaaagtatttacaTTCTCCCATGAGAATGTAATTACTTATATTCTCATGGGAGCCCTTTGGTGAAGCCAAAGATTCAACCCCTACTATGCTTCAATGGGGGCTTAACTCAGTGGCAACTGCTTCGATTCCAACAGCCTTTGCAAGAGCCgcttctgcctctttctcttgCTATGGTGCACCCAGCTCTGCTTCAAGACGGGCTTTAACTATTTTTATTCCAATCTCTTTTTTAGCAAAAGCTGCCTTGGCTTCTGCATGTGCTCTAGCCAGTGCCACACTAACATGCTGATGAGTTCGGAGATCAATGACTGTTTGAGGCATGCAATTTTACATCCAGGCTCTGCATCATTTTGCACCTTTGACTTCCATCCATAGTTTTGGCTGGCAGAAATCAATGCCAGATACAAAGTCAGTGCACTGAGTGTGAAAAACCTTCCAATCGTAATCATGGCTCTAGATCCAACTTCATTCTCTGAAGAGTGGGTGGCATTTCACTATACTGTTCTTTTTAATGTTGGAATTGAATTAAACTCTTTCTTCGCTACTCCTCCGAcgagttttgttgttgttgttgttgtgaattGCAAGACTTTAATGAAGAGAAGGTGAAActgcaataaaaatacaaataagacTAATAAAAATTATTGATAATCCCTCTCCTACATGGAGGCAAGTCATTACACATACCACCTCAGTTGCAAATATAGTCCTGTAATACAacgacaataaaaaaaatgtatctcaaTATATACAGAAATTGTTTGTGAACAAAATCTACTCACTGCCAATGCCACAGGAAGGGACATGAAGCAGGGTGACCATAGATTGCCCCACTCAAAACATGTGCTACTCAGAAATAAAGGCAAAAGACTTGCTACATGAATTACTTCACTTCCTGATTACGCACAACAAATAATATGTCAAAGTTACACCACAGAGTGCATTCATGTTTGTACACAACTGAACATATCTGATATCTGTCAAGTTATCATATGCTTAATAACAGTCAGATGCAATAACCCTCAATCAAACAGATGCAGAGTAACAGTGAAAAATGGATGAGAATACAATATACTGAGATATCAAATGTGTAAGTATGCTGCTACCCTCTAGTGGACATTTCAGTAAACTCTGACTGCACAATAGTGGAGTCAATACTCAAAGGCCTGACTTAAGAAATTTTTAAACTTGCTTTGGTGTGCTTGTGTCCCCACAAAGATATGTGGTTATCCTCACTACACAGTAGCTCCTCTGATACATACATGTATCTGCTCAGGTGTTTGCAAGGTGGCAGTTAAATATGCGTTTTATTGTGATGCAGTCAGATTAATCAGattcattttatatatgtatggaAAGTCTACTTAATGGGACATTTAACAAACTAGCCATACACTGAGTTGATTGTCATGCAACTTTCATACATTACTGTTCTCCACAACCTAATATAGGGTGGGACAGTTGCTAACATGGCTTTGgtgaaatgttattaaatgaGCGCACATTAATTCTGCCTCAATACAAAATcgctttgaaatgaaatgtatcttAGGCCCTGCCCCTACTTCTTTTCCTGCCCTAATGGGTGGTACGTGCAAGATTAAACTATACTGCAAGTTGATAAAAAGGGGTGACATAGCGCTAAAACTAAATGACTGGGCTTAGAAAAGGAGTTAACAAGAGGAAAGTCATGTGGGCATTTTTAGATTTACCCTTGCTCATGTACTTCATGTTATTGTCTTCATATGTTTCCTATGCTGTGTCTTCCCCTCTCTATTCCTCCTCCTGCCAGTTACAGGGACAGTTTCATCTCAATGGGATGCACAAGGCTGGAGATGTGGTGGTGGGTGGGCTGTTTCAAGTCcacttcttttctgtctttcctgaCCTGTCTTTTACCTCAGAGCCACAAGAGACTACCTGCCACGGGTGAGACTATTGGAGAAGCAGCAAAAAGCATAACCTTAGGGAAATCAATCCCATATTTGAATGTATTCTTGATCAACATATATTATATAGCGTAGTTACATTGTGCTTTTATACTCTTTCAAAcatattaatttttttcagtcttttttcagtttaaGTATGATAATTATTGCTATTTAACTGACTTAATTGTTTACAAAACATGCTACTTATGCAACATGTACCTCTTTGTATAGATATTAtatcatattgtatttttttaaatatacattgtgttattttttatgttagtTTTGATGTTCTAGGATTCAGGCAGACCCAGACCATGGCCTTTGCTGTTAATGAGATCAACAGAAACTCCAACCTGCTGCCTAATGTGACTCTGGGATACAGTCTATATGATAACTGTGTCAAACTAGGAATTGGATTCCGTGCAGCATTGTCTTTAGTTAGCGGTCAAGGGGAAGAATTTATTTTAGACAAGAGCTGTGTAGGAGCCCCTCCAGTCCTGGGGGTTGTGGGTGATTCTTCCTCTACACGTACTATTGCTATCTCCACTGTCTTAGGTTTGTACAGAGTGCCAATGGTAAGTTTTATGCCTTACATCTAATAATTTGTTTGGAtgatttttattgaatttcaaAATTTATGTCAATTGTAAACATGGAATAATCAACCTTAAAAAGTTGAAAGAGCCAGTGAAGGCTTTGAATGTGTTTAGGATGTGCAGTCTTTGTCCTTCACAGGTGAGTTATTTTGCCACATGTTCCTGCCTGAGTGACCGGCAAAAGTTTCCATCCTTCTTTAGGACGATCCCAAGTGATGCTTTCCAGGTGAACATTTgtcagcaaaatgaaaatagataaaatatatCATGTGCAGTTAGCATACCTGTATTGCAGTGACACAACTATTCCTCTTGTATATGACCAGTCACATTCTTTGTGTCATGAATGGAGGTGTATAGTCTCAGATAACAAAGCTGAAAGGCAATAGTTGAACCTGGTCCATTGTGGAATCTGTTTAGCAGGTTTTGCACTAAAATGATATTCCAGCCTGTACACTAATCCCTCCACTCTCTATTCAAATAGGTGCGTGCTATGATTCAGATTCTTAAACGGTTTGGCTGGACTTGGGCAGGTCTGTTAGTCAGTGATGATGACTATGGACTCCATGCTGCCCGATCCTTCCAATCTGACCTGGCTCAGTCTGGTGGAGGTTGTCTAGCCTATTTGGAGGTTTTGCCCTGGGGCAATGACCCAGCTGAGCTGAACAGGATCGTGGATATAATGAAAAAATCCACAGCTCGTGTGGTCATCGTATTTGCACATGAGAGTCACATGATTGGCCTCATGGAAGAGGTTTGAGATTTAATTAATTTCGAtgaaatcttttctttttcctcttggCTAATTTGACCAACCAAGATCCTGTGAATTATCACCTAAATAGatattcaaaaagtaaaataatataaataataaaagcagcGATATTTGGTCAATTTGAAAGttttaagttaaaataaaatgtttgcctatctgcaacaaataaataattaattgattaggtCACACCTGTTGTTATTTGTTTAAGGTGCTGTTTATAGGGTTTTTGAGTGAGATCACTAAATTAGACAAATTATACTGAACTACATCACTTTGCTCACTATAAAAGTGAATACACAACATTCTGTGGATtaataagaaaagaaacaaactatGTAAACTGCTTATAATTAAGAAGACTAGACAATACTTTAGAAGCATTGCAGTGTAACCTTATATATTTGGTATGAATCCTTGCACAGGTGGTGAAGCAGAATGTGACAGGCCGTCAGTGGATTGCAAGTGAAGCCTggacagcagctgctgtgctTCAGACCCCTGACCTCATGCCGTACCTGGGTGGCACTCTGGGCATCGCCATCCGTCGCGGAGAAATACCAGGCCTCAGGGATTTCTTACTAAGAGTGCGTCCTGACCTACACCACAACAACAGCTATGAAAATAACTTGGTGAGAGTTGAACCTTCTAATGTGGTATTTTCAAGAACAATATATTATCACTGTGTATAACACATAgttttgaatatatttcagGTAAATCAGTTTTGGGAACACACATTTCAGTGCAGATTTGCACCACCTCCAGCAGGTTGGGTGGGAGCACTATGCACAGGAGATGAGAACCTAGAGAATGTGGAGACTGAGTTTTTGGATGTGTCTAACCTCAGGCCTGAGTACAATGTGTACAAGGCTGTGTATGCTCTGGCGTACGCCCTTGATgacatgctgcagtgtgtgcCAGAGAGAGGGCCTTTCAGCGGGCGCAGCTGTGCTTCTTTGCAAAGACTGGAGCCATGGCAGGTGTGATATCAATTTACACTTCACCTGTTTATGCTTTAAAAGAGCTGCTACACCTTAAAGTAGTGAATGCAGTTGTCTGAGCATAGAATATTAGGGAAAACAAGACATGCAATAATGACATTTGTACATGGCTATTGATTTCATGATGTTCTTACAAAAAATTTTCAAAGTAAATTATTTAAACTCAGCAAtagatgaataaaatgaattcttattttgttttgtgagatGGTATTGAACCAATTAGAAAGGACAGCATCCTGAATTTCAGAGTGTCTCAATATATAAATAGTTGCTACGAGTCTGTCACACTCCTTATCTCcgcatttgttttttaattttttttctctctctcatccatTTGAAGCTTGTACATTATTTACAAAAAGTCAACTTCACCACAACATTTGGTGATCAAGTGTCATTTGATGAGAATGGTGATGCTTTACCAATATATGATATCATGAACTGGCTGTGGCTCCCTGATGGAAGAACAAAAGTTCAGAATGTGGGTGCGGTTAAGAAGTCAGCGTTCAAAGGTGAAGAACTCACACTGGATGAAAACAAAATCTTCTGGAACTTTCAATCCAAAGAGGTCAATTCTGCATTTTCAGACTATTTTCTCTTTTGACAGTAgatcagttttcagttttagcAGTATAAAGTAGTGTAGAATGacagatatttatttttgttcttaaAGCCACCCCGGTCAGTGTGCAGTGAGAGTTGTCCT
This region of Thunnus maccoyii chromosome 6, fThuMac1.1, whole genome shotgun sequence genomic DNA includes:
- the LOC121898626 gene encoding extracellular calcium-sensing receptor-like; the protein is MHKAGDVVVGGLFQVHFFSVFPDLSFTSEPQETTCHGFDVLGFRQTQTMAFAVNEINRNSNLLPNVTLGYSLYDNCVKLGIGFRAALSLVSGQGEEFILDKSCVGAPPVLGVVGDSSSTRTIAISTVLGLYRVPMVSYFATCSCLSDRQKFPSFFRTIPSDAFQVRAMIQILKRFGWTWAGLLVSDDDYGLHAARSFQSDLAQSGGGCLAYLEVLPWGNDPAELNRIVDIMKKSTARVVIVFAHESHMIGLMEEVVKQNVTGRQWIASEAWTAAAVLQTPDLMPYLGGTLGIAIRRGEIPGLRDFLLRVRPDLHHNNSYENNLVNQFWEHTFQCRFAPPPAGWVGALCTGDENLENVETEFLDVSNLRPEYNVYKAVYALAYALDDMLQCVPERGPFSGRSCASLQRLEPWQLVHYLQKVNFTTTFGDQVSFDENGDALPIYDIMNWLWLPDGRTKVQNVGAVKKSAFKGEELTLDENKIFWNFQSKEPPRSVCSESCPPGTRMARKKGQPECCFDCIPCSEGKISNNTDSTECTSCPEDFWSNPENELCVPKKIEFLSYHEPLGICLTTTSLLGTFICAVVLGIFIYHRSTPMVRANNSELSFLLLVSLKLCFLCSLLFIGRPRLWTCQLRHAAFGISFVLCVSCILVKTMVVLAVFKASKPGGGANLKWFGAVQQRGTVLVLTSIQAAICTTWLVTSSPTPHKNTQYYNDKIVYECVVGSTVGFAVLLGYIGLLAILSFLLAFLARNLPDNFNEAKLITFSMLIFCAVWVAFVPAYINSPGKYADAVEVFAILASSFGLLLALFGPKCYIILLRPERNTKKAIMGRGTTK